A single region of the Nocardioides sp. W7 genome encodes:
- the istA gene encoding IS21 family transposase — protein MLSVEDWAEIRRLHRADGVPIKVIARTMGISKNTVRKALRVDGPPRYDRVARGSVVDAVEPQIRELLRVTPTMPATVVAERIGWEHSIRILRSRVSDLRPVYLPPDPASRTIYEPGELAQFDFWFPAIELPVGYGQTRTAKRLPVMTMVSGYSRWAGAVLIPRRETEDLFPGWWHLIQQLGAVPRTLVWDGEGAVGRWRARQPELTSDCQAFRGVLGASVYICKPADPEAKGMLERFHDYLERSFLPGRTFESPKDFNTQLSEWVAKANTRRMRVLGCRPADRIAADKAAMMPLPPVPPEVGWRKGLRLPRDHYIRLDSNDYSVHPAVVGRRIEVHADLDRVWVTCEGAIVADHARVWAQHQTITDFEHTVAAKLLRQGRGDLLRPVADAVTGEEVEVRSLGIYDQILGLVDEEVS, from the coding sequence GTGTTGTCAGTGGAGGACTGGGCTGAGATCCGGCGGTTGCACCGTGCGGATGGAGTGCCGATCAAGGTGATCGCCAGGACGATGGGGATCTCGAAGAACACCGTGCGCAAGGCGCTGCGTGTTGACGGTCCGCCGCGTTACGACCGGGTAGCGCGAGGATCGGTGGTCGATGCGGTCGAGCCGCAGATCCGGGAGTTGTTGCGGGTCACGCCCACGATGCCGGCCACGGTGGTGGCGGAGCGGATCGGCTGGGAGCACTCGATCCGGATTCTGCGGTCCAGGGTCAGCGACCTGAGGCCGGTGTACCTTCCGCCGGATCCCGCGTCGCGCACGATCTATGAGCCCGGCGAGCTGGCGCAGTTCGACTTCTGGTTCCCTGCGATCGAGCTCCCGGTCGGGTACGGCCAGACCAGGACGGCGAAGCGGCTGCCGGTGATGACGATGGTGTCGGGCTACTCGCGGTGGGCCGGCGCGGTGCTGATCCCGCGCCGAGAGACCGAGGACCTCTTTCCCGGTTGGTGGCACCTGATCCAACAGCTCGGTGCGGTCCCTCGGACGCTGGTGTGGGACGGCGAAGGAGCGGTCGGGCGCTGGCGTGCTCGCCAGCCCGAGCTGACCAGCGACTGTCAGGCGTTCCGTGGCGTACTGGGCGCCAGCGTCTACATCTGCAAGCCCGCCGATCCCGAGGCCAAGGGAATGCTGGAGCGATTCCACGACTACCTCGAACGGTCATTCCTGCCCGGGCGCACCTTCGAGTCACCGAAAGACTTCAACACCCAGCTGAGCGAGTGGGTGGCCAAGGCCAACACCCGTCGGATGCGGGTGCTGGGCTGCAGGCCGGCGGACCGGATCGCAGCCGACAAGGCGGCGATGATGCCGCTGCCGCCGGTCCCACCTGAGGTCGGCTGGCGCAAGGGCCTGCGGCTGCCGCGTGACCACTACATCCGCCTCGATTCCAACGACTACTCCGTGCACCCCGCCGTGGTCGGGCGACGGATCGAGGTCCACGCCGACCTCGACCGGGTCTGGGTGACCTGCGAGGGCGCGATCGTCGCCGACCACGCCCGGGTATGGGCCCAGCACCAGACCATCACCGACTTCGAGCACACCGTCGCCGCCAAGCTGCTGCGCCAAGGTCGTGGTGATCTGCTGCGGCCGGTCGCGGACGCGGTCACTGGTGAGGAGGTCGAGGTCCGATCACTCGGCATCTACGACCAGATCCTCGGACTCGTCGACGAGGAGGTCTCCTGA
- a CDS encoding IclR family transcriptional regulator translates to MSGASSARKLLNMLLCFTEQRPIWSVAEMAVDLSLPTTTAYRYVGLLREVGLLEPAGDGGYRLTDLTLGLAKACEAAQRPLEVVALPVMHKLRADFDETVLVARRSGTAAYCVERVESERPVRLQFDRGQAMSLHSGALARLLLASMPRLERRRYVDQALPQLSPERAVTLSEESLDRNLAEGWTESFEEIDEGIWGCAAVIRMGADVVAAIGTAAPVYRTDADRRDRIASSIRAAADEISGLLGR, encoded by the coding sequence GTGAGCGGTGCCAGCAGCGCTCGAAAACTGCTGAACATGCTGCTCTGCTTCACCGAGCAGCGGCCGATATGGTCCGTGGCCGAAATGGCTGTCGACCTCAGCCTCCCCACGACCACGGCTTACCGCTACGTGGGCCTCCTGCGAGAGGTCGGCTTGTTGGAGCCAGCCGGCGACGGCGGATATCGGCTCACCGACTTGACCCTTGGTCTTGCCAAGGCGTGCGAAGCGGCTCAACGCCCCTTGGAGGTGGTAGCGCTTCCGGTCATGCACAAACTTCGCGCGGACTTCGACGAGACGGTTCTAGTCGCGCGACGGAGCGGCACTGCTGCGTACTGCGTGGAGCGGGTGGAGTCCGAGCGGCCGGTACGTCTGCAGTTCGACCGCGGGCAGGCGATGTCACTACATTCGGGAGCCCTTGCCCGGTTGTTGCTCGCCAGCATGCCTCGACTTGAGCGACGTCGCTATGTCGACCAGGCGCTGCCGCAGCTCAGCCCCGAGCGGGCGGTGACCTTGAGCGAAGAGTCGCTGGACCGCAACCTGGCAGAGGGGTGGACCGAGAGCTTCGAGGAGATCGACGAAGGCATCTGGGGCTGCGCGGCAGTCATCCGGATGGGGGCCGACGTGGTCGCAGCGATCGGCACTGCCGCCCCTGTTTATCGCACAGATGCAGATCGCCGGGACCGCATCGCGTCCTCTATCCGAGCCGCCGCGGACGAGATCTCGGGGTTGCTTGGTCGGTGA
- the istB gene encoding IS21-like element helper ATPase IstB, producing MAARTTAKTTPKTGRDVTSELEYLTRALKAPTLRESVERLAERAREESWTHEEFLAACLQREVSARESHGGEGRIRAARFPARKSLEDFDYDHARGLKRETIAHLGTLDFVAGKENVVLLGPPGTGKTHLATGLAIRACQAGNRVLFATASQWVDRLAEAHQAGRLQDELRRLVRYPVLVIDEVGYIPFEPEAANLFFQLVSSRYERASLIVTSNKNFARWGEVFGDDTVAAAMIDRLVHHAEVIALKGDSYRLKNRELGRVPAAINEENQ from the coding sequence ATGGCCGCGCGGACGACCGCGAAGACGACACCGAAGACCGGCCGTGATGTCACCAGCGAGTTGGAGTACCTGACGCGGGCGTTGAAGGCGCCGACGCTGCGCGAGTCGGTCGAGCGGCTGGCCGAGCGTGCCCGGGAGGAGTCCTGGACTCATGAGGAGTTCTTGGCCGCCTGCCTGCAACGCGAGGTGTCGGCGAGGGAGTCCCACGGTGGCGAGGGCCGGATCCGGGCCGCCCGATTCCCAGCGAGGAAGTCGTTGGAGGACTTCGACTACGACCACGCCAGAGGCCTGAAGCGGGAGACCATCGCGCACCTAGGCACCTTGGACTTCGTCGCTGGCAAGGAGAACGTCGTCCTGCTCGGACCGCCCGGGACCGGGAAGACCCATCTGGCCACCGGGCTGGCGATCCGGGCCTGCCAGGCCGGCAACCGGGTCCTGTTCGCCACCGCGTCCCAGTGGGTCGACCGGCTCGCCGAGGCCCACCAGGCCGGACGCCTGCAAGACGAGCTCCGACGGCTGGTGCGCTACCCGGTGCTGGTCATCGACGAGGTCGGCTACATCCCGTTCGAGCCCGAGGCCGCGAACCTGTTCTTCCAACTCGTCTCATCCCGATACGAGCGCGCCAGCCTGATCGTCACGTCGAACAAGAACTTCGCCCGCTGGGGAGAGGTCTTCGGCGACGACACCGTGGCCGCCGCGATGATCGACCGGCTCGTCCACCACGCCGAGGTCATCGCCCTGAAGGGCGACTCCTACCGACTGAAGAACCGAGAACTCGGCCGTGTCCCCGCGGCCATCAACGAAGAGAACCAGTAG
- a CDS encoding ATPase, T2SS/T4P/T4SS family → MSETFRHLHEYGDLARLPLFTQPVNGTSMTAPAATATVSVAPSANTDVDWSVVAVLRARASEQLSQAVAAARTRFDRAAQEELGRSIVLDLIESAMAEAVDAGQGAWSPARQQATAQAVFDSLFRLGRLQPLVDDDAVENIIIVGHDNVLLELVDGTLIDGPPVADSDAELIDFLVFLASRSEVNARSFSEAQPRLHLRLDGGSRLAAAAWVTPRPSVVIRRHRLMQVTLDDLVARDMMSPVAASFLRAAVQARRSIVVTGAQGAGKTTLVRALCAEIDQMEAIGTFETEYELHLHELGRHKIVHAWEARPGSGERSTDGRQAGEFTLDEALIDSFRFNLSRQIVGEVRGKEIWAMIKAMESGTGSISTTHAADAIAAVRKLVTCAMEAGPHVTQALATSKLAATVDLIVHLNLDTRTVEGRTQRTRRIAEVVAVTPGEKEVGYATTHVFRTDATGVAVPDVLPDEYRTLAHHGFDLAAYLSTHPIPAHPSGARP, encoded by the coding sequence GTGAGCGAGACGTTCCGTCATCTCCACGAGTACGGCGACCTGGCGCGGCTGCCGCTGTTCACCCAACCCGTCAACGGCACCTCGATGACGGCGCCGGCCGCCACGGCGACGGTGAGCGTGGCACCGTCCGCGAATACCGACGTCGACTGGTCGGTCGTGGCGGTGCTGCGGGCGCGGGCCTCGGAGCAGCTGAGCCAGGCGGTCGCCGCGGCCCGGACCCGGTTCGACAGGGCCGCCCAGGAGGAGCTCGGCCGGTCCATCGTGTTGGACCTGATCGAGTCGGCGATGGCGGAGGCGGTCGACGCCGGTCAGGGGGCGTGGTCGCCGGCGCGTCAGCAGGCCACCGCCCAGGCGGTATTCGACTCGCTGTTCCGGCTCGGGCGCCTCCAGCCCCTGGTCGATGACGACGCGGTGGAGAACATCATCATCGTCGGCCACGACAACGTCCTGCTGGAGCTGGTCGACGGCACCCTCATCGATGGGCCGCCAGTGGCCGACTCCGACGCCGAGCTGATCGACTTCCTGGTCTTCCTCGCCTCCCGCAGCGAGGTCAACGCCCGGTCCTTCTCCGAGGCCCAGCCCCGCCTCCATCTGCGTCTCGACGGCGGTTCGCGTCTCGCCGCAGCGGCCTGGGTGACCCCCCGGCCCTCGGTGGTCATCCGCCGGCACCGGCTGATGCAGGTCACCCTCGACGACCTCGTCGCCCGGGACATGATGAGTCCGGTCGCGGCGTCGTTCCTCCGCGCGGCGGTGCAGGCCCGTCGTTCGATCGTCGTCACCGGCGCCCAGGGGGCGGGGAAGACGACGCTGGTCCGAGCGCTGTGCGCCGAGATCGACCAGATGGAGGCGATCGGGACCTTCGAGACCGAGTACGAGCTACACCTCCACGAGCTCGGCCGACACAAGATCGTGCACGCCTGGGAGGCCCGCCCCGGCTCCGGCGAACGCAGCACCGACGGGCGCCAGGCGGGCGAGTTCACCCTGGATGAGGCCCTCATCGACTCCTTCCGGTTCAACCTGTCGCGCCAGATCGTCGGCGAGGTCCGCGGCAAGGAGATCTGGGCGATGATCAAGGCGATGGAGTCCGGCACCGGCTCCATCTCGACCACCCACGCCGCCGACGCCATCGCCGCCGTCCGCAAGCTCGTGACCTGCGCGATGGAAGCCGGCCCCCACGTCACCCAGGCTCTGGCGACCAGCAAGCTCGCCGCCACCGTCGACCTCATCGTCCACCTCAACCTCGACACCAGAACCGTCGAGGGACGGACCCAACGCACCCGCCGCATCGCCGAGGTCGTCGCCGTGACCCCGGGCGAGAAGGAGGTCGGCTACGCCACCACCCACGTCTTCCGCACCGACGCCACCGGCGTCGCGGTGCCCGACGTCCTCCCCGATGAGTACCGCACCCTGGCCCACCACGGCTTCGACCTCGCGGCGTACCTCTCGACCCACCCGATTCCCGCCCACCCATCCGGAGCGCGGCCGTGA
- the mobF gene encoding MobF family relaxase translates to MTVSIRRISAGAGYRYLLRSVAAGDGNRAMSTPLTRYYTEVGTPPGRWMGSGLGALGDGRLRSGMPVSEEQLALLIGMGREPVTGDQLGLAYPTFTKLATRIEKRVTALDPAMTPEDRAAETARIEAEETAAGMRHAVAGYDLTFSVSKSVSVLWGLADAPTQERIVAAHHAAVADVLAYFEREVAATRTGRADRDGAVAQVGVGGVAAVAFDHYDSRAGDPQLHTHLVISNKVQTLRDGRWRSLDGRPVFASVTGLSALYDALLADRLTRDLGIGWELRERGPDRNPRWEITGVSDELIGEFSSRTREIELAKDDLIADYVTRHGRHPSAKTIVELRAQATLATRPPKQTRSLADLTTEWRRRAAAKIGTDPASWTADLVGGTGQVLAVDDVPLPVIEAIGAEVVAAVSVKRSVWSHWNLLAEAAKQTMGLRFATTTDREAMVGMVVDAAQLHSVALTPPELAPSPVRFLRDDGSSIFRPRHAMKYSSTPVLDAEARLLDRAESTTAPTAHPVVVARTLARAPGPLSPEQRRALEAITGSGRQIDLLVGPAGAGKTTAMRALRSAWVAGHGRGSVVGLAPSAAAAQALADDLGIACDNTAKWLHDHDHGRTTLRAGQLVILDEATLAGTTTLDRITGIAATVGAKVLLVGDPHQLQSVDAGGAFALLVDRRPDAPELTEIHRFTHPWEKPASLALRRGEVEVISTYAHQHRIRQGLTEEMLDAAYTAWSTDTTAGKASVLVTESVHAVRALNERARADRLILDGAVDGREVHLADDTRASIGDVVITRRNDRTLRTRTRSWVKNGDRWRITDLRADGTVVVDRLNERRPGRTVLPATYVARHVDLGYAVTAHRAQGITVDTAHVVVTATTTRENLYVAMTRGRESNIAYVALDQPDDTHTTPEPDDVTARTVLYGVLQHSGAAMSAHQTLAAEHESHANIGRLAAEVETIAADAQHDRFVDLLRRSGLTPDQHSAVIASAAFGPLAAALRRAESYHHDLERLLPRVIDRRGLDDADDIAAVLRYRIDKLTATTPRGCRQAPRLIAGLIPEPLGPMSDEDRHAITERKHLIETRARALAEHAITDGVPWTRRLGTPPPDPVDRARWVDALSTIAAYRDRYAITSTLPAGGGAANDAQRADRRRALAAARATTGVAERQPERAAAVQARSPLLP, encoded by the coding sequence GTGACGGTCTCGATCCGCCGGATCTCCGCGGGCGCGGGTTATCGGTACCTGCTGCGCAGCGTGGCCGCGGGTGACGGCAACCGCGCCATGTCGACGCCGCTGACCCGCTACTACACGGAGGTCGGGACGCCGCCGGGTCGCTGGATGGGCTCGGGGTTGGGTGCGCTCGGTGACGGTCGGCTCCGGTCGGGCATGCCGGTGAGCGAAGAGCAGTTGGCGCTCCTGATTGGCATGGGACGAGAGCCGGTGACAGGTGATCAGCTCGGGCTCGCCTACCCGACCTTCACCAAGCTGGCGACCCGTATCGAGAAGCGCGTGACCGCCCTCGATCCCGCCATGACCCCAGAGGACCGCGCAGCCGAGACGGCCAGGATCGAGGCAGAGGAGACGGCGGCCGGGATGCGTCACGCGGTCGCGGGTTACGACTTGACCTTCAGCGTCAGCAAGTCGGTCTCGGTGCTGTGGGGTCTCGCTGACGCACCCACTCAGGAGCGGATCGTGGCCGCCCACCACGCCGCGGTCGCCGACGTCCTCGCCTACTTCGAACGGGAAGTAGCCGCCACCCGGACGGGCCGTGCGGACCGCGACGGTGCGGTGGCGCAGGTCGGGGTGGGCGGGGTCGCGGCCGTGGCGTTCGATCACTACGACTCCCGGGCCGGTGACCCCCAGCTCCACACCCACCTCGTCATCTCGAACAAGGTCCAAACACTTCGGGACGGACGCTGGCGCAGCCTCGATGGGCGGCCGGTGTTCGCCTCGGTGACCGGCCTGTCCGCGCTGTACGACGCGCTGCTGGCCGACCGGCTGACCCGTGACCTCGGTATCGGGTGGGAGCTGCGGGAGCGGGGTCCGGATCGGAACCCCCGCTGGGAGATCACCGGTGTCAGTGATGAGCTGATCGGGGAGTTCTCCAGCCGGACCCGGGAGATCGAGCTCGCCAAGGATGACCTCATCGCCGACTACGTGACCCGGCACGGGCGACACCCCTCAGCCAAGACCATCGTCGAGCTCCGCGCCCAGGCCACCCTCGCCACCCGACCCCCGAAACAGACCCGCTCCTTGGCCGACCTCACCACCGAGTGGCGCCGGCGCGCCGCGGCCAAGATCGGCACCGACCCGGCCTCGTGGACCGCAGACCTGGTCGGCGGCACTGGCCAGGTGCTGGCGGTCGACGATGTCCCGCTCCCGGTGATCGAGGCGATCGGGGCCGAGGTGGTGGCCGCGGTGAGTGTGAAGCGGTCGGTGTGGTCGCACTGGAACCTGCTCGCCGAGGCAGCTAAACAGACCATGGGACTGCGGTTCGCCACCACCACCGACCGCGAAGCGATGGTGGGGATGGTGGTGGACGCAGCCCAACTCCACTCGGTGGCGTTGACGCCGCCGGAGCTGGCACCGAGCCCGGTGCGATTCCTGCGCGATGACGGCAGCAGCATCTTCCGACCCCGGCACGCGATGAAGTACTCCTCCACCCCGGTGCTCGACGCCGAGGCCCGTCTCCTCGACCGCGCTGAATCCACCACCGCACCGACGGCGCACCCGGTCGTGGTGGCCCGGACCCTGGCCCGGGCTCCGGGTCCGCTCAGCCCAGAACAACGCCGGGCGCTGGAGGCCATCACCGGCTCGGGGCGGCAGATCGATCTCCTCGTCGGCCCGGCCGGCGCCGGGAAGACCACCGCGATGCGGGCCCTGCGGTCGGCCTGGGTGGCTGGGCACGGGCGGGGGAGTGTGGTCGGGCTCGCCCCGTCGGCCGCAGCCGCGCAGGCGTTGGCCGACGACTTGGGCATCGCCTGCGACAACACCGCCAAGTGGCTGCACGACCACGACCACGGACGGACCACGTTGCGGGCCGGGCAGCTGGTGATCCTCGACGAGGCCACGCTCGCCGGGACCACGACCCTGGACCGGATCACCGGCATCGCGGCCACGGTGGGGGCGAAGGTGCTGCTCGTCGGTGACCCGCACCAGCTGCAGTCGGTGGATGCTGGGGGAGCGTTCGCGCTGCTGGTCGACCGACGCCCCGACGCCCCCGAACTCACCGAGATCCACCGGTTCACCCACCCCTGGGAGAAACCGGCCTCCCTCGCCCTGCGCCGCGGCGAGGTCGAGGTCATCTCCACCTACGCCCACCAGCACCGGATCCGGCAAGGCCTGACCGAGGAGATGCTCGACGCGGCCTACACCGCCTGGTCCACCGACACCACCGCCGGGAAAGCGAGTGTCTTGGTCACCGAGTCGGTCCATGCCGTCCGGGCTCTCAACGAACGCGCCCGCGCTGATCGCCTCATCCTCGACGGAGCGGTCGATGGCCGCGAGGTCCACCTCGCCGACGACACTCGCGCGTCCATCGGTGATGTCGTGATCACCCGCCGCAACGACCGCACCCTCCGCACCAGGACCAGGAGCTGGGTCAAGAACGGCGACCGGTGGCGCATCACCGACCTCCGGGCCGACGGCACCGTGGTCGTCGACCGCCTCAACGAACGCCGCCCCGGGCGCACCGTGCTGCCGGCGACCTACGTGGCCCGGCACGTCGACCTCGGCTACGCCGTGACCGCGCACCGCGCCCAGGGCATCACCGTCGACACCGCCCACGTCGTCGTCACCGCGACCACAACCCGGGAGAACCTCTACGTGGCCATGACCCGTGGCCGGGAGTCGAACATCGCCTACGTCGCTCTCGACCAACCCGACGACACCCACACCACCCCCGAACCCGACGACGTCACCGCCCGCACCGTGCTTTACGGCGTGCTGCAGCACAGCGGCGCTGCCATGTCCGCCCACCAGACCCTCGCCGCCGAGCACGAGTCCCACGCCAACATCGGGCGTCTCGCCGCCGAGGTCGAGACCATCGCAGCCGACGCCCAGCACGACCGGTTCGTCGACCTGCTCCGCCGATCCGGCCTCACCCCCGACCAACACTCCGCGGTCATCGCATCGGCCGCCTTCGGCCCCCTCGCCGCGGCCCTGCGCCGGGCCGAGTCCTACCACCACGACCTCGAACGCCTCCTCCCACGCGTCATCGACCGCCGCGGCCTCGACGACGCCGACGACATCGCCGCAGTCCTGCGCTACCGGATCGACAAGCTCACCGCGACCACCCCCCGCGGCTGCCGACAAGCCCCGCGACTGATCGCTGGCCTCATCCCCGAACCCCTCGGCCCGATGAGCGACGAAGACCGACACGCCATCACCGAACGCAAGCACCTCATCGAGACCCGCGCCCGAGCACTCGCCGAACACGCCATCACCGACGGCGTTCCGTGGACCCGCCGGCTCGGCACCCCACCACCCGACCCGGTCGACCGGGCGCGATGGGTCGACGCCCTCAGCACCATCGCCGCGTACCGCGACCGGTACGCCATCACCTCGACCCTTCCCGCCGGCGGGGGAGCAGCCAACGACGCCCAACGAGCCGACCGCCGGCGTGCCCTCGCCGCCGCACGTGCCACCACCGGGGTTGCAGAACGTCAACCGGAACGCGCCGCCGCGGTCCAAGCTCGATCCCCTTTGTTGCCATAG
- a CDS encoding type II secretion system F family protein → MNALVPGLAGGLIAAGLLAIGVGLRPTAEPPRQPPQPRRRLLTLSPRTRVLVLAGLGLGLAGWLLTGWVLALVIAPVAVVGLPVLLSAPPALAQITRLEAMEEWTRSLSGVLTVGVGLEQALVATLRSAPAPISGEVTRLVARLRARWDTETALRAFADELDDSTGDLIAANLILGTRRRGAGLASVLEGLAESVAADVRARRQVEADRAKPRSTARWVTLISASVLVVLALSGTYVEPYRTPIGQVILVVLLTAYVATLIWMRRMANGQPPPRFLGPHPDAAALR, encoded by the coding sequence GTGAACGCGCTCGTTCCCGGCCTGGCCGGAGGACTGATCGCCGCCGGCCTCCTCGCCATCGGCGTCGGGCTGCGACCGACCGCCGAGCCGCCCCGGCAGCCGCCGCAGCCTCGCCGCCGGCTCCTGACGCTGAGCCCCCGGACCCGGGTCCTCGTCCTGGCCGGGTTGGGGCTCGGTCTTGCCGGGTGGCTGCTCACCGGGTGGGTGCTGGCGCTGGTGATCGCGCCGGTCGCGGTCGTCGGGCTGCCGGTGTTGTTGTCCGCTCCCCCGGCGCTCGCCCAGATCACCCGGCTGGAGGCGATGGAGGAATGGACCCGGTCCCTATCGGGGGTCCTCACCGTCGGTGTCGGGCTGGAGCAGGCGCTGGTCGCGACCCTGCGCTCCGCTCCCGCACCGATCAGCGGCGAGGTCACCCGCCTGGTGGCCCGGCTGCGTGCCAGGTGGGACACCGAGACCGCGTTGCGGGCCTTCGCCGACGAGCTCGACGACTCCACCGGCGACCTGATCGCCGCCAACCTCATCCTCGGCACCCGCCGCCGCGGAGCGGGCCTGGCCAGCGTCCTGGAGGGCCTGGCCGAGTCCGTGGCCGCCGACGTCCGTGCTCGCCGCCAGGTCGAGGCCGACCGAGCCAAACCCCGCTCGACCGCGCGGTGGGTGACCCTGATCAGCGCCAGCGTCCTGGTCGTCCTCGCCCTATCCGGCACCTACGTCGAGCCGTACCGGACCCCGATCGGCCAGGTCATCCTCGTCGTCCTGCTCACCGCCTACGTCGCCACGCTCATCTGGATGCGGCGCATGGCCAACGGCCAACCACCGCCCCGGTTCCTCGGCCCCCACCCCGACGCGGCGGCACTCCGATGA